A genomic stretch from Thermodesulfobacteriota bacterium includes:
- a CDS encoding YciI family protein: MMLFHSEPDPNIQPTPEEIQAEIKAWQNWMVGISAQGKLKNPGEALGFEGKTMHSDGAITDGPYAELKEIIGGFIIVTAPSIDEAIKLANGCPALSSGGKVEVRDIMQFEDV; this comes from the coding sequence ATGATGTTATTCCATAGCGAGCCAGATCCAAATATTCAACCAACGCCTGAAGAAATACAAGCAGAAATTAAAGCTTGGCAAAATTGGATGGTAGGAATTAGTGCTCAAGGTAAATTAAAGAATCCAGGAGAAGCTCTGGGGTTCGAAGGGAAGACTATGCACTCTGATGGAGCTATTACTGATGGTCCATACGCTGAACTGAAAGAAATAATAGGAGGTTTTATTATTGTAACTGCACCTTCAATTGATGAGGCTATTAAGCTAGCAAATGGTTGCCCAGCACTAAGTAGCGGTGGGAAAGTAGAAGTTAGAGATATTATGCAATTTGAAGATGTATAA